The DNA window CCGCCCATCCACCCTTATACCATGCTGTTCTAATTCCAGGTAAGTCCGACGCAAATCGTTAATAAGTCCCTTGCCATAGCTGATGTCGAGAATTCCCACTGATCCCATCACAGCAACTCGGTATCTTTGTGCGAGGAGCCGGGCTTTTCGCTCATCGATTAGCACTAAATCTGCGGAAAGTTCCTGTGCCAATATGACCGAGGCTATTTCACCGGCACCAAGATTCAGAGAACGGCTTAATTGCGAATGAAGTGCCATATTCTTGATTGCCTTCACATGGATCCAATCTGCCTGTTTTACTTGAATAGCTCCAGGTTGCTTTTCGTCAAACGTAACCTCGCGGAATACTTCATCGGAAATGTGGATTTGAGTAAACAGAGTCCGAAGTATGTGAAATAGATTTAACCTGGCGAAGACAATTAGGGGAGAAGAGTTGGAAACTACAATCACAGTTTCAGCGTCTCGGCCAACTTTTGATCGTTTTCCAAATCCTCCAATTCATAATGTAGTGGAACGTCCCTTTTCGCTGCAAAATCCATAAATTCTTCGATCGAAATCCCGGAAAGCTCTGCAGCTTTTCCTACGGATATTACCTTCTCACGGAAAAGCTCAAGGGCAAGGATTTTGGTGATTTCCTGTGAGGCGCTTTTTCCAGATAATTTCGCAGCTCGAATCAATTCCTCGGGAACTTCTACACTGATAGTAGCCATGAAAATAGTGTAATGATCTTGGTGGGCTTAGTCAAAAACCATAAGCGCGAATATATTTCCCAATCACGATCAAGTCAGTACAAATTATTTAGCTTCCCCACCCTCGGTAACGATTTCGCTGCCGGCCCGTCAAATCAAGATGCCGTGTCAAGATCCGTCTTTGTGCTTTATGATAACCACGTTTCAGAAACTTTCGCAGTCGCGTAGAAACGTTTAACTGGCTGAAGCCTTTCCCGATCTGCTCTTGAGGGTTCATATCTTCAAGCCAATTAATCAGAATTTCCGCGCCTCTTCCAATTTCTTGTAAAGAAGAGGATTCGCCCGATAATTATAAACACGGCGTGCTCGAATTACACACCGGAACACTATCATCGGGCGCCGCCGGTCGGTAGAGATTGTCAGATTCTCACGAAATGCCTGCCGAGCTGGCAAACTAAAGTTTCTGTCCTTTAGCCGGCTGTCCGCGCAAGAGAAAGGTTTTGGGATATTTTCCTGCTCCGCAGATCTTGAAGGATCCGAAATCCTTATACCACTCCCCATCAGGCGCATCAGGTTCGGACTCACGCCAAAGTTTCAGTTGGTACAAATCCTCTGCCGTGATTTTTCTTTCACGAAGCCGT is part of the bacterium genome and encodes:
- a CDS encoding UPF0175 family protein, whose amino-acid sequence is MATISVEVPEELIRAAKLSGKSASQEITKILALELFREKVISVGKAAELSGISIEEFMDFAAKRDVPLHYELEDLENDQKLAETLKL
- a CDS encoding DUF3486 family protein; the protein is MPKIQWTNLPPALRDHLFERLRERKITAEDLYQLKLWRESEPDAPDGEWYKDFGSFKICGAGKYPKTFLLRGQPAKGQKL